One Mesorhizobium sp. L-2-11 genomic region harbors:
- a CDS encoding glycosyltransferase family 2 protein, translated as MMNSWSDVATGQTDQGFLEVEAPLVSAIIPCLNEERTLGICIRKALDAFAKRGIIGEVVVGDNGSSDRSVEIARSLGARVAHQPVKGYGAAISAAAGSAHGKYLIMADADDSY; from the coding sequence ATGATGAATAGCTGGTCTGACGTCGCGACGGGCCAAACTGACCAAGGCTTCCTTGAGGTGGAGGCTCCCTTGGTATCGGCGATCATACCTTGCCTGAACGAAGAGCGCACGCTCGGCATCTGCATTCGAAAGGCGCTTGATGCGTTCGCAAAGCGGGGCATCATAGGTGAGGTGGTGGTCGGGGATAATGGATCGAGCGATCGCTCGGTGGAGATTGCCCGGTCGCTTGGTGCGCGCGTCGCGCACCAGCCGGTCAAGGGCTACGGCGCCGCGATTAGTGCAGCGGCTGGATCTGCGCACGGCAAGTACCTGATCATGGCCGATGCAGACGATTCCTACTGA
- a CDS encoding TRAP transporter large permease yields the protein MIVDTPAEVLDARPGSRLMWPVEAVASILLVFVIGLLLAGVISRYVLSLPIVWIDEAASISFLWLAMLGSAIAIDRNEHLRLTIFLNLIPERGRPFVDALALLVVATVLLVLIVPASQYVQEEWYVTSAALNIPMSFRASAIVGGLALMSVIAVGHAIRAATLANLAAAVAVIAALALVGWLLSPLFLTLGYANIVIFLVGVVAVCLLLGVPIAFCFGVGTIAFIAFSTHVPMIVLVGRIDEGMSSLILLSVPIFVLLGCVLDATGMGKAIVEFMASLLGHVKAGMSYVLLGSMFLVSGISGSKVSDMATVAPALFPEMKRRGHKPKEMIALLATGAAMADTVPPSIVLIVLGSVAGVSIAALFTSGFVIAVVLLLVLAVLARWKASGESMEGVHRAPFSLVWKTLLVSAPALVLPFLIRGAVGGGVATATEVSTIAVLYALVIGALFYGGIGAKKFYAMLVETAALSGAILLILGTASAMAWALTQTGFANQLAVTMADLPGGWFSFMLVTIAVFMVLGCVLEGLPAIVLMAPIMFPIAARLGINDVHYSMVVVTAMNIGLMAPPIGIGFYIACKIGDVSPDEAMSAIWPYLGALLAGLLLIAAVPALSVAYL from the coding sequence ATGATCGTCGATACGCCGGCCGAGGTGCTGGATGCGCGGCCAGGGTCGCGGCTGATGTGGCCGGTCGAGGCGGTGGCCTCGATACTGCTCGTCTTCGTCATCGGTCTGCTGCTCGCCGGCGTCATCTCGCGCTACGTGCTATCGCTGCCGATCGTCTGGATCGATGAGGCCGCCTCCATCTCCTTTCTCTGGCTCGCCATGCTCGGCTCGGCGATCGCCATCGACCGCAACGAGCATCTGCGTCTTACCATCTTCCTCAACCTGATCCCCGAGCGCGGCCGCCCCTTCGTGGACGCCCTCGCTTTGCTCGTGGTGGCGACGGTGCTGCTCGTGCTGATCGTGCCGGCAAGCCAGTATGTACAGGAAGAGTGGTACGTCACCTCGGCGGCGCTCAACATTCCGATGAGCTTCCGCGCCTCGGCAATTGTCGGCGGGCTGGCATTGATGTCGGTTATCGCCGTGGGCCACGCGATCCGCGCAGCGACGCTCGCCAACCTGGCCGCCGCTGTCGCAGTGATTGCAGCACTGGCCTTGGTCGGCTGGTTGCTTTCGCCATTGTTCCTCACGCTCGGCTACGCCAACATCGTCATCTTTCTCGTCGGCGTGGTGGCGGTCTGCCTTCTGCTCGGCGTGCCGATCGCTTTCTGTTTCGGCGTCGGCACGATCGCCTTCATCGCCTTCAGCACGCACGTGCCGATGATCGTGCTTGTCGGCCGCATCGACGAGGGGATGTCGAGCCTCATCCTGCTGTCGGTGCCGATCTTCGTTCTGCTCGGCTGTGTGCTCGACGCGACAGGCATGGGCAAGGCGATCGTCGAGTTCATGGCGTCGCTGCTCGGCCATGTGAAGGCCGGCATGTCCTACGTGCTGCTGGGCTCCATGTTCCTCGTCTCGGGCATTTCCGGTTCGAAGGTTTCCGACATGGCGACTGTCGCTCCGGCACTTTTCCCCGAAATGAAGCGTCGCGGCCACAAGCCCAAGGAGATGATCGCGTTGCTCGCAACCGGCGCTGCGATGGCCGATACGGTGCCGCCATCGATCGTGCTGATTGTGCTCGGCTCGGTCGCCGGCGTTTCGATCGCCGCGCTGTTCACCAGCGGCTTCGTCATCGCCGTGGTTCTGTTGCTTGTCCTTGCGGTGCTGGCGCGCTGGAAGGCTTCGGGCGAAAGCATGGAAGGCGTCCATCGCGCTCCGTTCTCGCTCGTCTGGAAGACGCTGCTCGTCTCCGCCCCCGCGCTGGTGCTCCCCTTCCTGATCCGCGGCGCCGTCGGCGGCGGTGTCGCCACCGCCACCGAGGTGTCCACAATCGCCGTGCTCTATGCGCTGGTCATCGGCGCGTTGTTTTATGGCGGCATCGGCGCGAAGAAATTCTACGCCATGCTGGTCGAGACGGCGGCGCTGTCGGGCGCCATCCTGCTCATCCTCGGCACCGCCTCGGCGATGGCCTGGGCGCTGACGCAAACCGGCTTTGCCAACCAATTGGCCGTCACCATGGCTGACCTGCCGGGAGGCTGGTTCTCCTTCATGCTCGTCACCATCGCCGTCTTCATGGTTCTCGGCTGCGTCCTCGAAGGTCTGCCAGCGATCGTTCTGATGGCGCCGATCATGTTTCCGATCGCCGCTCGGCTGGGCATCAACGACGTGCACTATTCGATGGTCGTGGTGACGGCGATGAACATCGGGCTCATGGCCCCGCCTATCGGCATCGGCTTCTACATCGCCTGCAAGATCGGCGACGTCTCGCCCGACGAGGCCATGAGCGCCATCTGGCCCTACCTAGGTGCGCTGCTTGCCGGTCTGTTGCTGATCGCCGCCGTCCCGGCGCTGTCGGTAGCCTATCTCTAG
- a CDS encoding TRAP transporter substrate-binding protein produces the protein MTITRRSLMIGAAASIPLVSTIRYAGAQAAEFNYKYANNLPLTHPMNLRAQEAVEKIREQTGGRVAIQIFPSNQLGADTDMLSQVRSGGVEFFTLSPLILSTLVANASISGIGFAFSDYDAVWAAMDGDLGKYVRGEIEKSNLVVMEKIWDNGFRQITSSVGPIETPANLEGFKIRVPVSPLWTSMFTAFKSAPASINFAEVYSALQTKIVDGQENPLAIISTAKLYEVQQFCSVTNHMWDGFWFLANKRAWEAMPQDMREIVARNLNEAGVKERADVAKLNATLEQELAAKGMKINHPDAAPFRQTLKDAGFYAEWKGKYGDEAWAILEKAVGASLT, from the coding sequence ATGACCATCACCCGCCGCAGCTTGATGATAGGCGCAGCCGCATCCATCCCGCTCGTGAGCACCATCCGCTACGCCGGGGCGCAGGCAGCGGAGTTCAACTACAAATACGCCAACAACCTGCCGCTCACCCACCCGATGAACCTGCGCGCGCAGGAAGCCGTCGAGAAAATCCGCGAGCAGACCGGCGGCCGCGTCGCCATCCAGATTTTCCCCAGCAACCAGCTCGGCGCCGACACCGACATGCTGAGCCAGGTTCGCTCGGGCGGCGTCGAATTCTTCACGCTGTCGCCGCTGATCCTTTCCACGCTCGTCGCCAATGCCTCGATCAGCGGCATCGGCTTTGCCTTCTCGGACTACGACGCGGTGTGGGCGGCGATGGATGGCGACCTCGGCAAATATGTGCGCGGCGAGATCGAGAAATCGAACCTGGTCGTCATGGAGAAAATCTGGGACAACGGCTTCCGCCAGATCACCAGTTCCGTCGGCCCGATCGAGACGCCCGCCAACCTCGAAGGCTTCAAGATTCGCGTCCCGGTCAGCCCGCTCTGGACCTCGATGTTCACCGCCTTCAAGTCGGCGCCGGCCAGCATCAACTTCGCCGAAGTGTATTCGGCGCTGCAGACGAAGATTGTCGACGGGCAGGAAAACCCGCTCGCCATCATCTCGACGGCCAAGCTCTACGAGGTGCAGCAGTTCTGCTCGGTCACCAACCACATGTGGGACGGCTTCTGGTTCCTCGCCAACAAGCGGGCCTGGGAGGCGATGCCGCAGGACATGCGCGAGATCGTCGCCAGGAACCTCAACGAGGCCGGCGTGAAGGAGCGCGCGGACGTCGCCAAGCTCAATGCCACGCTTGAGCAGGAACTCGCCGCCAAGGGCATGAAGATCAACCATCCGGATGCGGCCCCGTTCCGGCAGACGCTGAAGGACGCCGGCTTCTACGCCGAGTGGAAGGGCAAATACGGCGACGAAGCCTGGGCCATCCTGGAAAAGGCTGTTGGCGCCAGCCTGACCTGA
- a CDS encoding AbrB/MazE/SpoVT family DNA-binding domain-containing protein, protein MTNTVTAKGQVTIPKPIRDLLGIGPGSKVDFRRTDDGNVMIVRSDRKLPASRFAKLRGHAGKGLDTDAIMALTRGDA, encoded by the coding sequence ATGACCAACACAGTCACAGCCAAAGGACAGGTGACCATCCCGAAGCCGATCCGGGACCTGCTCGGAATCGGCCCGGGCAGCAAGGTTGATTTCCGCCGCACCGATGACGGCAATGTGATGATTGTGCGTAGTGACAGGAAGCTGCCCGCGAGCCGCTTCGCGAAATTGCGCGGCCATGCCGGCAAGGGCCTCGACACCGACGCGATCATGGCACTGACGCGTGGCGACGCGTGA
- a CDS encoding ABC transporter ATP-binding protein, which yields MPLPGILIGTRLVALAVLVAIGFAKAATSLALVAIVGAAVSGEPQPLGQGRLIVASLSLGIALFALGVMQRRQGAAFALDYVREVRRLLVEQLFALPPATGRTGLGLVMTRLVTDLSAIRSWLADGVASLFVAGPSVVLIVLGAFWLAPGVAPFLLCGVLAWSIVCLVALPFLHRAIRESRRRRGRLAGRLGDIVVARAAFAHFGKSGTSTRKIDRMSEALNMWLVRRAGWSGAARASSDFVMPVIVVILVAYAFSGRPAMLVGDLSTLLLLAGLTVGQLSDLARAADYRLAYVESRRRIASILARPVLADPVNPIPLPRSTSGRRLRIEFHYRNGTPSKVLEAAPGASILLGGDTPEARSALFSSIAGFEENSGPAIFLDDVPVDKISQRDRRRAITLLSPAIPLVRATMVDNITLGAPSATSQEEIIAAASLCGLAVDGPPDSSQRRLEPQQISAMQAARIRAARALVRSAAVLLIDDIDVCKDRDLLAAVLAHARAAQTTVIVSCEAATAGMEFDDTWLLDCE from the coding sequence ATGCCTCTACCAGGAATCCTGATCGGCACGCGACTGGTCGCCCTTGCGGTTCTTGTCGCCATCGGCTTTGCCAAGGCTGCCACGTCGCTCGCTCTTGTCGCCATCGTCGGTGCGGCGGTTTCCGGGGAACCGCAGCCGCTCGGTCAGGGCAGGCTGATCGTGGCCAGCCTTTCGCTCGGCATCGCGCTCTTCGCACTCGGGGTGATGCAGCGCCGGCAGGGGGCAGCTTTTGCACTGGACTATGTGCGCGAGGTCCGCAGACTGCTGGTCGAGCAACTCTTCGCGTTGCCGCCGGCAACCGGCCGGACCGGTCTCGGCCTGGTAATGACCCGCCTCGTCACCGACCTCTCCGCCATCAGATCGTGGCTGGCCGACGGGGTCGCTTCCCTCTTTGTCGCGGGTCCTTCCGTCGTTCTCATCGTGCTTGGCGCCTTCTGGCTTGCCCCGGGGGTTGCGCCGTTCCTGCTTTGCGGCGTTCTTGCCTGGTCGATCGTCTGTCTTGTTGCCCTGCCGTTTCTTCACCGGGCCATCCGCGAAAGCCGGCGGAGGCGGGGACGGCTTGCCGGCCGTCTCGGCGACATCGTTGTCGCCCGGGCGGCGTTTGCCCATTTCGGCAAAAGCGGAACGTCCACACGCAAGATCGACCGGATGTCGGAAGCGCTCAACATGTGGCTCGTTCGCCGGGCAGGGTGGTCGGGGGCTGCGCGCGCGTCCAGCGACTTCGTCATGCCCGTGATCGTCGTCATCCTCGTGGCCTATGCGTTTTCGGGCCGCCCGGCGATGCTGGTTGGCGATCTCAGCACGCTATTGCTCCTCGCCGGACTGACGGTTGGCCAGCTTTCCGACCTCGCTCGCGCCGCCGATTATCGGCTTGCCTATGTCGAGTCCCGCCGCCGGATTGCCTCCATCCTGGCAAGGCCGGTGCTTGCGGATCCCGTGAATCCAATTCCCCTGCCGCGCTCGACGTCAGGCCGGCGGCTGCGCATCGAATTTCATTACCGAAACGGCACGCCGTCAAAAGTGCTGGAGGCCGCGCCCGGCGCCTCGATCCTGCTTGGCGGTGATACGCCTGAAGCACGCAGCGCGCTGTTTTCCAGCATCGCAGGTTTTGAGGAAAACAGCGGCCCTGCGATTTTCCTCGATGACGTCCCTGTCGACAAGATTTCGCAGCGCGACCGGCGCCGGGCAATCACCCTTTTGTCGCCGGCGATCCCGTTGGTGCGGGCAACAATGGTCGACAATATAACCCTGGGAGCGCCCTCAGCGACCTCGCAGGAAGAGATAATCGCCGCGGCCTCGCTGTGCGGCCTGGCAGTCGATGGACCTCCAGACAGCAGCCAGAGGCGACTGGAGCCTCAGCAAATCAGTGCAATGCAGGCCGCCCGGATCCGTGCCGCACGAGCGCTGGTCCGATCAGCGGCCGTGCTCCTTATCGACGACATCGATGTCTGCAAGGACCGGGACTTGCTTGCGGCCGTTCTTGCACACGCGCGTGCCGCGCAAACGACAGTGATCGTCTCGTGCGAAGCAGCCACTGCGGGGATGGAATTCGATGATACCTGGCTTCTCGATTGCGAGTGA
- a CDS encoding acyl-CoA synthetase, translated as MTMAAGGVTPSSTRVMNLSHFLTQAARRNPHDIGFVWREQQWTWRDMEARVNAMAAALRDAFGVTKGDRILVQSANCNQMFESMFACFRLGAVWVPANYRQSPEEVAYLAKASGARGLICGAGFPAHAAACRQTAPGIDFVLSIGAAEFGDDYDAVAARFAGRTIASVAVDRDDPCWFFFTSGTTGRPKAAVLTHCQMGFVITNHLCDLMPATTRDDASIVVAPLSHGAGIHQLVQVAHGAKSILLPTDKFDVPTVWALVEKWRVTNAFTVPTILKMLVEDDSVDRFDHSSLRYVIYAGAPMYRADQKRALEKLGPVLVQYFGLGEVTGNITVQPPSYHSVEDGPQARIGTCGFERTAMQVEIQDDAGNAVSPGETGEICVIGPAVFAGYYDNPQANAAAFRNGWFRTGDLGHMAEDGFVYITGRSSDMYISGGSNIYPREIEEKILLHPDISEAAVLGIPDPVWGEVGVAVCVARAGVVHETIEIERWLEGKLARYKMPKRFVWWETMPKSAYGKIAKKLIREELERRGELGPSEPKLSA; from the coding sequence ATGACCATGGCCGCAGGCGGCGTGACGCCTTCCTCCACGCGTGTCATGAACCTCTCGCATTTCTTGACCCAGGCGGCACGCCGCAATCCGCACGATATTGGCTTCGTCTGGCGCGAGCAGCAGTGGACATGGCGTGATATGGAAGCGCGCGTCAACGCGATGGCCGCCGCTCTCCGCGACGCGTTCGGCGTGACAAAGGGCGATCGAATCCTCGTCCAGTCGGCCAATTGCAATCAGATGTTCGAATCGATGTTCGCCTGCTTCCGGCTCGGGGCCGTCTGGGTGCCGGCGAACTACCGTCAGTCGCCGGAAGAAGTCGCCTACCTCGCCAAGGCGAGCGGCGCGCGTGGCCTGATCTGCGGCGCGGGCTTCCCGGCTCATGCTGCTGCCTGCCGGCAAACAGCCCCCGGGATCGACTTCGTCCTGTCGATCGGCGCGGCCGAATTCGGCGATGACTACGACGCCGTCGCCGCCCGTTTTGCCGGCCGGACCATTGCCAGCGTCGCCGTCGATCGCGACGATCCCTGCTGGTTCTTCTTCACCTCCGGCACGACCGGCCGGCCGAAGGCCGCCGTGCTCACGCATTGCCAGATGGGCTTTGTCATCACCAATCATCTGTGCGACCTGATGCCCGCCACGACCCGCGACGACGCCTCCATCGTGGTGGCGCCGCTGTCGCATGGGGCCGGCATTCATCAACTCGTGCAGGTGGCGCACGGCGCCAAATCCATCCTCCTGCCAACCGACAAGTTCGACGTGCCGACGGTCTGGGCGCTGGTCGAAAAATGGCGGGTGACCAACGCTTTCACGGTGCCGACCATCCTCAAGATGCTCGTCGAGGACGACAGCGTCGACCGGTTCGACCATTCCTCGTTGCGCTATGTCATCTATGCCGGTGCGCCGATGTACCGCGCCGACCAGAAGCGGGCGCTCGAGAAACTCGGGCCGGTTCTGGTCCAATATTTTGGCCTGGGGGAAGTCACAGGCAACATCACTGTGCAGCCTCCTTCCTATCATTCCGTCGAGGATGGCCCGCAAGCGCGCATCGGAACCTGCGGTTTTGAGCGCACGGCCATGCAGGTCGAGATCCAGGACGACGCCGGCAACGCCGTCTCGCCGGGCGAAACCGGCGAAATCTGCGTGATCGGGCCGGCAGTCTTCGCCGGCTATTACGACAACCCGCAAGCCAACGCCGCAGCGTTCCGCAACGGCTGGTTCCGCACCGGCGATCTGGGCCACATGGCCGAGGACGGCTTCGTCTACATCACCGGCCGCTCGTCCGACATGTATATCTCAGGCGGCTCCAACATCTATCCGCGCGAGATCGAGGAGAAGATCCTGCTCCATCCCGACATCAGCGAAGCCGCCGTTCTCGGCATTCCCGATCCCGTCTGGGGCGAGGTCGGCGTCGCGGTTTGCGTCGCCCGCGCCGGCGTTGTGCACGAAACGATCGAGATTGAGCGCTGGCTGGAAGGCAAGCTCGCCCGCTACAAGATGCCCAAGCGCTTCGTGTGGTGGGAGACGATGCCCAAGTCGGCCTATGGCAAGATCGCCAAGAAGCTGATCCGCGAAGAGCTGGAGCGACGCGGCGAGTTGGGACCGTCCGAGCCGAAGCTCTCGGCATGA
- a CDS encoding lipid kinase codes for MNDITNRRALLLINPKARRGQESIAPVVERLEAGGLRVSVETFEALPEIARDIVRLRHRADLVIVCGGDGSVSSAAVAVMESGLPMGIIPMGTANDLARTLEIPLDLGKAADVIVEGGRRLIDIGTVNGHAFFNVASIGLSTDLAQGLDPALKKRFGRFGYALAAMKVLTKARHFEARITEKGVTTEVETYQIAVGNGRHYGGGNVVEETAEIDDGHLDLYSLEMTNLWKMALLLRSFRSGTHGAWSEVRTARCVEFDIETKRPMPVNTDGEIVTSTPAHFKVHPKAISVFAPAAAGIQPRTKVLGEAVSATSG; via the coding sequence ATGAATGACATCACGAACAGACGCGCGCTTCTACTCATCAATCCAAAGGCACGACGCGGGCAGGAATCCATCGCACCGGTTGTCGAGCGGCTGGAAGCCGGAGGGCTCCGCGTCAGCGTCGAGACATTTGAGGCGCTGCCCGAGATAGCACGCGACATCGTGCGCCTTCGCCATAGGGCCGATCTTGTGATCGTGTGCGGCGGCGATGGCTCGGTATCCTCGGCGGCGGTCGCCGTCATGGAAAGCGGGCTGCCGATGGGCATCATTCCGATGGGGACGGCGAACGACCTGGCGCGCACCCTCGAAATACCATTGGATCTTGGCAAGGCGGCCGACGTGATAGTAGAGGGCGGAAGACGTCTGATCGATATCGGGACCGTCAATGGTCACGCTTTCTTCAACGTCGCGAGCATCGGCCTCAGCACCGATCTTGCGCAGGGGCTGGATCCGGCGCTGAAGAAGCGTTTCGGCAGGTTTGGCTATGCCTTGGCGGCCATGAAAGTGTTGACCAAGGCCCGCCACTTCGAAGCAAGGATTACCGAAAAGGGCGTAACGACGGAAGTCGAGACCTACCAGATCGCGGTCGGCAACGGCCGCCACTATGGCGGCGGCAACGTCGTCGAGGAGACCGCGGAGATCGATGACGGCCATCTCGACCTGTACAGCCTGGAAATGACGAATCTCTGGAAAATGGCGCTCTTGTTGCGCTCGTTCCGCTCGGGCACGCACGGCGCCTGGAGCGAGGTTCGCACGGCCAGATGCGTCGAGTTCGACATCGAGACGAAAAGGCCGATGCCGGTGAACACTGACGGTGAGATCGTCACCTCGACCCCGGCGCATTTCAAGGTCCACCCGAAGGCGATTTCGGTGTTCGCTCCTGCCGCGGCGGGCATACAGCCCCGCACAAAGGTGCTTGGTGAAGCGGTCAGCGCAACCAGCGGATAG
- a CDS encoding SDR family NAD(P)-dependent oxidoreductase, which produces MVDRLRGKSAIVFGAGSSGPGWGNGKAAAVSFAREGARVACVDLAAAAAAETAAIIRDEGNQAIALSADVTNLASVELAAAAAMEAFGAIDILHNNVGVTHMGGPVELDEDAFQAAVDLNIGSVYRTAKAVLPHMLKGGGGAIVNISSLAAIRYVGYPYFAYYAAKAAVNQATVALAMQYARQGIRANCIMPGLIDTPMIYQQISSQYGSADEMVAARNAMVPMGRMGTAWDVAAAAVFLASDEARFVTGVCLPVDGGQSCAVCEPR; this is translated from the coding sequence GTGGTCGACCGGCTCAGGGGAAAATCCGCAATCGTCTTCGGCGCAGGGTCGTCCGGACCCGGCTGGGGCAACGGCAAGGCAGCGGCGGTTTCCTTCGCGCGCGAAGGCGCGCGTGTCGCCTGCGTCGATCTCGCTGCGGCGGCGGCCGCTGAAACCGCGGCGATCATCCGCGACGAAGGCAACCAGGCGATCGCTTTGTCGGCCGACGTGACCAATCTGGCCTCAGTCGAACTGGCAGCAGCGGCGGCAATGGAGGCGTTCGGCGCCATTGACATCCTGCACAACAATGTCGGCGTGACCCATATGGGCGGTCCCGTTGAACTCGATGAGGACGCGTTCCAGGCCGCCGTCGACCTCAATATCGGATCGGTCTATCGTACCGCCAAGGCGGTGTTGCCGCATATGCTCAAGGGCGGCGGCGGTGCGATCGTCAATATCTCGTCGCTCGCCGCGATACGCTACGTTGGTTATCCCTATTTCGCCTATTATGCGGCCAAGGCCGCGGTCAACCAGGCCACCGTGGCGCTGGCCATGCAATATGCCCGGCAAGGTATTCGTGCCAATTGCATAATGCCGGGCCTGATCGACACGCCGATGATCTATCAGCAGATTTCCAGCCAATACGGCTCGGCCGACGAGATGGTGGCCGCCCGCAACGCCATGGTACCGATGGGCAGGATGGGAACAGCGTGGGACGTCGCTGCGGCGGCCGTGTTTCTTGCCTCCGACGAGGCGCGCTTCGTCACCGGCGTTTGCCTGCCTGTCGATGGCGGCCAAAGCTGCGCCGTCTGCGAGCCCCGCTGA
- a CDS encoding IclR family transcriptional regulator gives MAPPPERDQTGSQSVDRALSLLSMVGRHADRGVSLSDIVEESGLNKPTTRRLLLALMRAGMIEQDEMTRRYYLGEEAYVLGSLASRRFGLLQVSMESLLRLSKKTEDASFLSVRRDTYSVCLYREEGTYPVRTHALQAGFEHPLGVGAGSLAMLAALPDEEVEAVLAANDAVLKSDYPMLPVEQIRRDVETTRANGYSLNPGRIVANSWGVGVVLRSADARPVGALSIAAIDSRMQPARQVELVGYLMHEATRVEERLAQMFASRAHIREHPILKPRTRRLSQ, from the coding sequence ATCGCGCCGCCCCCAGAACGCGATCAGACCGGCTCGCAGAGCGTCGACCGGGCGCTCAGCCTTCTTTCGATGGTCGGCCGGCACGCCGACCGCGGTGTTTCGCTCTCCGATATCGTCGAGGAAAGTGGGTTGAACAAGCCGACAACACGCCGCCTGCTGCTGGCGCTGATGCGCGCGGGAATGATCGAGCAGGACGAGATGACGCGGCGCTATTATCTCGGCGAGGAGGCTTACGTGCTGGGCAGCCTCGCCTCGCGACGTTTCGGCTTGCTTCAGGTCTCGATGGAAAGTCTGCTGCGCCTTTCGAAGAAGACCGAGGATGCCAGCTTCCTCTCGGTTCGCCGCGACACATACTCGGTTTGCCTCTATCGCGAAGAGGGGACCTATCCGGTCAGGACCCACGCGCTGCAGGCCGGCTTCGAGCACCCATTGGGCGTCGGCGCCGGCTCGCTCGCCATGCTCGCCGCACTCCCCGACGAGGAAGTGGAAGCGGTGCTGGCCGCCAACGACGCGGTGCTCAAATCCGACTACCCAATGCTCCCGGTCGAGCAGATCCGGCGCGACGTCGAAACGACGCGCGCCAACGGCTATTCCCTCAATCCCGGCCGCATCGTCGCCAATTCCTGGGGCGTCGGGGTTGTGCTTCGCAGCGCCGACGCACGGCCAGTCGGCGCACTGTCGATCGCGGCGATCGACAGCCGGATGCAGCCGGCAAGACAGGTCGAACTCGTCGGATATCTCATGCACGAGGCAACGCGCGTCGAGGAACGGCTTGCCCAGATGTTCGCCTCGCGCGCGCATATCCGCGAGCACCCCATCCTAAAGCCGCGCACCAGGAGGTTGTCACAATGA
- a CDS encoding glycosyltransferase family 2 protein, translating into MQTIPTDWSELDDFIDALEDGAELVMGNRFAGGIEPGAMPPLHRYLGNPVLSTIARWLHHSPIGDFHCGMRGFTRDAFQRMGARSPGMEFASEMVINAHRAGLIIREVPIKLYPDKRDRPPHLRSFRDGWRHLRLIVAHAPDTMYLLPGLILLIAGVIGLAILAAGPVTIGGQYFGIHFVALSSMATLIGLSAILFGTLAKVAIAIYHPIPAGLMIAWLTRSRPLEWLVLSGGVLATVGFLGDILLALRRIFVGGSMEQSVHLTFVITTACVAGVSMVLSGFVLKLLLDNLDNRRVC; encoded by the coding sequence ATGCAGACGATTCCTACTGACTGGAGCGAACTCGACGACTTCATCGACGCGCTGGAGGATGGCGCGGAGTTGGTCATGGGCAATCGCTTTGCTGGCGGGATAGAGCCTGGCGCCATGCCTCCTCTGCACCGATATCTTGGCAATCCTGTGCTTTCGACGATTGCGCGCTGGCTTCACCACTCTCCCATAGGCGATTTTCATTGCGGGATGCGGGGTTTCACCCGTGACGCATTCCAAAGAATGGGCGCACGCTCGCCCGGTATGGAATTCGCTTCCGAAATGGTCATCAACGCGCATCGCGCCGGATTGATCATCCGTGAGGTGCCGATCAAGCTCTATCCAGACAAACGTGACCGCCCTCCACACCTGCGCTCTTTCCGTGACGGGTGGCGACACCTGCGGCTGATCGTAGCTCATGCACCGGACACGATGTATCTTTTACCCGGACTAATCCTGCTGATCGCCGGTGTCATCGGGCTTGCCATCCTCGCTGCTGGGCCTGTCACCATAGGTGGGCAGTATTTCGGGATCCACTTCGTCGCGCTCTCGTCGATGGCAACATTGATCGGTCTTTCGGCCATTCTCTTCGGAACGCTGGCCAAGGTAGCGATCGCAATCTATCACCCTATACCCGCAGGACTGATGATCGCCTGGCTGACGCGCAGTCGCCCGCTGGAATGGCTAGTCCTTTCCGGAGGTGTGCTCGCGACGGTTGGTTTCCTCGGGGACATATTGCTGGCGCTGCGACGGATCTTCGTTGGCGGCTCAATGGAGCAATCCGTGCATCTGACCTTTGTGATTACCACGGCCTGTGTGGCAGGCGTTTCCATGGTGCTTTCCGGGTTTGTACTCAAATTGCTCCTGGATAACCTGGACAATCGACGTGTCTGCTAA